The following are encoded together in the Nyctibius grandis isolate bNycGra1 chromosome 5, bNycGra1.pri, whole genome shotgun sequence genome:
- the CDKN1B gene encoding cyclin-dependent kinase inhibitor 1B — MSNVRISNGSPTLERMEARQSEYPKPSACRNLFGPVNHEELNRDLKKHRQEMEEACQRKWNFDFQNHKPLEGRYEWQAVEKGSSPDFYFRPPRLLKAVCKSAGRQSLDVNGNCQTVVFVGSQGISEDTHCVDQKTDVSENQTDFAEQCTGQRKRPATDDSSPQNKRANTTEEEVSEDSPSASSVEQTPKKSSPRRHQT, encoded by the exons ATGTCAAACGTCCGTATTTCTAATGGGAGCCCTACCCTGGAGCGCATGGAAGCCAGGCAGTCGGAGTACCCGAAGCCGTCAGCTTGCAGGAACCTCTTCGGGCCGGTGAATCACGAAGAGTTAAACAGGGACTTGAAGAAGCACCGCCAGGAGATGGAGGAGGCATGCCAGAGGAAGTGGAATTTCGATTTCCAGAATCACAAGCCGCTGGAAGGCAGGTACGAGTGGCAAGCCGTGGAGAAGGGGAGCTCGCCCGACTTCTACTTCAGACCCCCCAGGCTACTGAAAGCTGTCTGCAAGTCCGCCGGCCGCCAGAGCTTGGATGTAAACGGGAATTGCCAAACCGTGGTTTTTGTCGGTTCTCAGGGAATCTCAGAGGACACTCACTGTGTAGATCAAAAGactgatgtttctgaaaatcagacGGACTTTGCAGAGCAGTGCACTGGGCAGAGGAAAAGACCTGCCACCGATG ATTCCTCTCCTCAAAATAAAAGAGCCAACACAACAGAAGAAGAAGTTTCAGAAGATTCCCCCAGTGCCAGTTCAGTGGAGCAAACACCCAAGAAATCAAGCCCAAGAAGACATCAAACGTAA